In the genome of Rhodococcus sp. SBT000017, one region contains:
- a CDS encoding NAD(P) transhydrogenase subunit alpha encodes MYTPLLANIAILVLSGFVGFAVISKVPNTLHTPLMSGTNAIHGIVVLGALVVLGKVEDPSIGLQVILFVALVFGTVNVIGGFVVTDRMLGMFKSKPVPAKATKGADS; translated from the coding sequence ATGTACACCCCGCTGCTCGCGAACATTGCGATCCTGGTGTTGTCCGGGTTCGTCGGCTTCGCGGTGATCTCCAAGGTGCCCAACACCTTGCACACCCCGTTGATGTCGGGAACCAATGCCATCCACGGCATCGTCGTGCTCGGAGCCCTGGTGGTGCTCGGCAAGGTCGAGGATCCGTCCATCGGCCTGCAGGTCATCCTGTTCGTCGCGCTCGTGTTCGGAACCGTCAACGTCATCGGTGGATTTGTGGTCACCGACCGCATGCTCGGCATGTTCAAGTCCAAGCCGGTCCCTGCCAAGGCCACGAAGGGTGCTGACTCCTGA
- a CDS encoding Re/Si-specific NAD(P)(+) transhydrogenase subunit alpha — protein MDTSQSTEKGSGSTTVVGVVRESGEGERRVALVPKIVASLTGKGVEIVVESGAGLGALIPDELYVAAGATIGDPWSADVVVKVAPPSDAEIAKLTSGSTLIGFLAPRNAENSIGALKAAGVQAFAVEAIPRISRAQVMDALSSQANVAGYKAVLLAASESTRFFPMLTTAAGTVKPATVLVLGVGVAGLQALATAKRLGGRPTGYDVRPEVADQVRSVGAQWLDLGIDAAGEGGYARELTEDERVQQQKALEEAIKGFDVVITTALVPGRPAPRLVTAAAVEGMKPGSVVVDLAGETGGNCELTEPGETVVKHDVTICSPLNLPASMPEHASELYSKNISALLELMLVDGKLAPDFSDEVLAGACVTREKEN, from the coding sequence TTGGATACATCGCAGAGCACTGAGAAGGGTTCGGGATCCACGACTGTCGTCGGTGTGGTTCGGGAATCGGGGGAGGGCGAACGTCGCGTCGCCCTGGTGCCCAAGATCGTTGCCTCCCTGACGGGTAAGGGCGTCGAGATCGTCGTCGAATCGGGTGCCGGTCTCGGCGCTCTGATTCCCGACGAGCTGTACGTCGCCGCCGGCGCGACCATCGGTGATCCATGGTCGGCGGACGTCGTGGTCAAGGTCGCGCCGCCGTCCGACGCCGAGATCGCCAAGCTGACGTCGGGTTCGACGCTCATCGGATTTCTGGCACCGCGCAACGCGGAGAACAGCATCGGGGCGTTGAAGGCAGCCGGAGTGCAGGCCTTCGCCGTCGAAGCGATCCCGCGGATCTCGCGGGCGCAGGTGATGGACGCACTGTCCTCTCAGGCCAACGTCGCAGGCTACAAGGCCGTGCTGCTGGCCGCGTCCGAGTCCACCCGGTTCTTCCCGATGCTCACCACCGCCGCGGGCACCGTGAAGCCCGCTACCGTGCTGGTACTGGGCGTCGGCGTGGCAGGTCTGCAGGCGCTCGCCACCGCGAAGCGTCTCGGCGGCCGCCCCACCGGGTACGACGTGCGTCCGGAGGTGGCGGATCAGGTTCGCTCCGTCGGCGCGCAGTGGCTCGATCTCGGGATCGACGCCGCAGGCGAGGGCGGATACGCACGTGAGCTGACCGAAGACGAGCGAGTGCAACAGCAGAAGGCTCTCGAAGAGGCCATCAAGGGATTCGACGTGGTCATCACCACCGCGTTGGTGCCCGGACGCCCCGCCCCGCGACTGGTCACGGCCGCAGCCGTCGAGGGCATGAAGCCCGGCAGTGTCGTGGTCGACCTCGCGGGTGAGACCGGTGGCAACTGTGAACTCACCGAGCCAGGCGAGACCGTCGTCAAGCACGACGTCACCATCTGCTCGCCGTTGAACCTGCCGGCCTCGATGCCCGAGCACGCCAGCGAGCTGTACTCGAAGAACATCTCGGCATTGCTCGAACTCATGTTGGTCGACGGCAAGCTCGCCCCCGATTTCTCGGACGAGGTTCTTGCCGGTGCCTGCGTGACACGTGAGAAGGAGAACTGA
- a CDS encoding HIT family protein, producing the protein MESCIFCAIVAGDAPAHRVFENDHAVAFLDIRPVSRGHLLVVPREHATDLNSTHPDAAADVFRVGHTLARAVRHSDLRADGANLVINDGKAAFQTVFHLHLHVVPRWHRDRMRFAAGFVTRRLREPERVADSVRVGLARLNGESTA; encoded by the coding sequence GTGGAATCTTGCATCTTCTGTGCCATCGTCGCCGGCGACGCCCCCGCACACCGTGTGTTCGAGAACGACCACGCGGTCGCCTTTCTCGACATCCGGCCGGTCAGTCGCGGACACCTGCTCGTCGTCCCGCGCGAGCACGCCACCGATCTGAACTCGACCCATCCGGACGCGGCCGCTGACGTGTTTCGCGTCGGGCATACGTTGGCGCGCGCCGTGCGCCACTCGGACCTGCGCGCCGACGGAGCCAATCTCGTGATCAACGACGGCAAGGCCGCATTTCAGACGGTGTTCCACCTCCATCTGCACGTGGTGCCCCGCTGGCATCGGGACCGGATGCGGTTCGCTGCCGGGTTCGTGACGCGCCGCCTGCGTGAGCCCGAGCGTGTCGCGGACTCCGTTCGCGTCGGGTTGGCCCGGTTGAACGGCGAATCGACGGCATGA
- a CDS encoding Type 1 glutamine amidotransferase-like domain-containing protein, with product MKLFLSSYRLGGHSDAFVELTGPPSDLAVIANASDAWPAAARESSLRSEFGPLSALGYRPAELDLRQYVGRPAAFERALDGFGAVWVRGGNTFVLRAQLARSGADEILAERVRRGSIVYSGYSAGACVAAPSLIGVEDADDPSEVRPATGVDPVWTGLGLVDFSIVPHLNSVLDENDSGHATVQRLRRDGIDCRGLTDDQAIVVDASGTRVLGS from the coding sequence ATGAAGCTGTTCCTGTCCTCGTACCGATTGGGCGGTCACTCCGACGCTTTCGTCGAACTGACCGGGCCGCCGTCCGATCTCGCGGTCATCGCGAACGCATCGGACGCGTGGCCTGCTGCCGCTCGCGAATCCTCGCTTCGCAGCGAGTTCGGTCCGCTGAGCGCGCTCGGGTACCGGCCCGCCGAGCTGGATCTGCGCCAGTACGTGGGTCGGCCCGCCGCATTCGAGCGCGCACTGGACGGCTTCGGTGCGGTCTGGGTGCGCGGGGGCAACACCTTCGTCCTGCGCGCTCAACTCGCCCGCTCGGGTGCAGACGAGATTCTGGCCGAGCGTGTTCGGCGGGGATCGATCGTGTACAGCGGATACAGCGCGGGCGCGTGTGTGGCCGCACCGTCGTTGATCGGAGTCGAGGACGCGGACGACCCAAGCGAGGTTCGGCCCGCCACCGGTGTCGATCCGGTATGGACCGGGCTGGGTCTGGTCGATTTCTCGATCGTCCCGCACTTGAATTCCGTTCTGGACGAGAACGATTCGGGGCATGCAACCGTGCAGCGCCTACGCAGGGACGGTATCGACTGTCGTGGGTTGACCGACGACCAGGCCATCGTCGTCGATGCGTCGGGGACGCGTGTGCTCGGTAGTTGA
- a CDS encoding DUF3558 domain-containing protein produces the protein MGTRAVAALIAAIIFGLVGCSSTPDTEADPDPSETADQPVTEELFVGECGSMDDTEVQRLTSVSDLTVVSENAIRCRWESATGAYAMFTWYRGSPIDRESSVAEAVGRTIERIDVDGHPGFTAAASGASCEAGVENGDGFVHWSVNYMVDGPRDSCDVVEDLARTTISKAK, from the coding sequence GTGGGCACTCGAGCCGTTGCAGCGTTGATCGCAGCGATCATATTCGGGCTGGTCGGATGCTCGAGCACACCGGACACCGAGGCCGATCCGGATCCGTCCGAGACGGCCGACCAGCCCGTGACCGAAGAACTCTTCGTCGGTGAATGCGGGTCGATGGACGACACGGAAGTGCAGAGACTCACGTCCGTATCCGACCTGACGGTGGTGTCCGAGAACGCCATTCGTTGTCGATGGGAATCCGCGACGGGCGCGTACGCGATGTTCACCTGGTACCGCGGCAGCCCCATCGATCGAGAGAGTTCCGTGGCCGAAGCGGTCGGCCGCACCATCGAGCGCATCGATGTCGACGGTCACCCAGGATTCACCGCCGCGGCCTCGGGAGCGTCGTGCGAGGCCGGGGTCGAGAACGGGGACGGCTTCGTGCACTGGTCCGTCAATTACATGGTCGACGGCCCCCGCGATTCGTGCGACGTCGTCGAGGATCTGGCCAGAACCACGATCTCGAAGGCGAAGTAG
- a CDS encoding DUF3558 domain-containing protein: MTTFPCTDSTRRVLAAVLVTAAVGTGCTTTVTGRAAPARGGGSGQFDKLLEECIAVPDPTIAETVGADLVDQYFYGAVCMWTGVGAAGLIDVTFAWFENEALSRERELADRLGYATEDVDVAGTTAFLSRRPADPSSCGISAAYSGVITWWVQYRGGSPADPCAAATELAELTLQRNQ; the protein is encoded by the coding sequence ATGACGACGTTCCCCTGCACCGATTCCACCCGTCGCGTCCTTGCCGCTGTCCTCGTCACTGCCGCCGTCGGAACCGGATGCACCACCACCGTGACCGGTAGGGCGGCACCCGCTCGAGGCGGCGGTAGCGGCCAGTTCGACAAGCTGCTCGAGGAGTGCATCGCCGTCCCGGACCCCACCATCGCCGAAACAGTGGGTGCCGACCTCGTCGATCAGTACTTCTACGGTGCAGTGTGCATGTGGACCGGCGTCGGTGCCGCCGGGCTCATCGACGTGACCTTCGCCTGGTTCGAGAACGAAGCCCTCTCGCGCGAGCGAGAGCTGGCCGATCGGCTCGGCTACGCGACCGAGGACGTCGACGTTGCCGGCACCACAGCATTCCTGTCACGACGACCGGCCGACCCATCGTCGTGCGGAATCAGCGCGGCGTACTCGGGCGTCATCACCTGGTGGGTGCAATACCGAGGCGGCAGTCCGGCCGACCCGTGCGCCGCGGCCACCGAACTCGCAGAACTGACACTGCAACGCAACCAGTGA
- a CDS encoding FAD-binding oxidoreductase, producing MSVTTDADARLSELESLLSPGSVVTDPDITEGYRRDWAKDPDAGTPLAVVRAQSTEDVRAVMRWATEHAVAVVPRGAGSGLSGGATAVDGGIVLTTELMREITVDPVTRIAVVQPGLLNAEVKKAVAEHGLWYPPDPSSFEMCSIGGNAATNAGGLCCVKYGVTTDYVLGLEVVLADGTAVRLGGPRLKDVAGLSLAKLFVGSEGTLGIITEITLRLIPAQPPASTVVASFASVHDATAAILAITRNLRPSMLEFMDRASIGAVEDAMNMGLDREAAAMLIARSDSPGADRGREIEIMAAACTEAGASDVFTTDDPDEGEAFAAARRFAIPAVERLGSLLLEDVGVPLPALPALVDGIAELSTKYDVLVAVIAHAGDGNTHPLIVFDPEDADMTRRANIAFGAIMDLAISLGGTITGEHGVGRLKKAWLPDQVGEDVMELTRRIKTALDPAGILNPGAVL from the coding sequence ATGTCGGTGACGACCGATGCAGATGCCCGCCTGAGCGAGCTCGAATCCCTTCTTTCGCCCGGCTCGGTGGTCACCGACCCGGACATCACCGAGGGCTACCGACGCGACTGGGCCAAGGATCCCGACGCCGGTACCCCGCTGGCCGTCGTACGCGCACAGTCCACCGAGGACGTTCGTGCCGTCATGCGATGGGCCACCGAGCACGCCGTGGCGGTCGTCCCACGCGGTGCGGGATCGGGTCTGTCCGGTGGAGCCACCGCCGTGGACGGCGGAATCGTGCTCACCACCGAGTTGATGCGCGAAATCACCGTCGATCCGGTGACCCGCATCGCGGTGGTACAACCCGGACTGCTCAACGCCGAGGTCAAGAAGGCCGTCGCGGAACACGGCCTCTGGTATCCACCGGATCCGTCATCGTTCGAGATGTGTTCCATTGGAGGCAATGCGGCCACCAATGCGGGCGGACTGTGCTGTGTGAAGTACGGCGTCACCACCGATTACGTTCTCGGTCTCGAGGTCGTCCTGGCCGACGGTACCGCCGTCCGACTGGGCGGGCCACGCCTTAAAGACGTTGCGGGCCTGTCCCTGGCGAAGCTGTTCGTCGGCTCCGAAGGCACGCTGGGCATCATCACCGAGATCACTCTTCGATTGATTCCGGCGCAACCTCCCGCCAGTACGGTGGTCGCCTCGTTCGCCTCGGTGCACGACGCCACCGCCGCAATTCTGGCCATCACCCGGAACCTGCGGCCGTCGATGCTCGAGTTCATGGACCGCGCGTCCATCGGTGCCGTCGAAGACGCCATGAACATGGGACTCGATCGCGAGGCGGCGGCGATGCTCATTGCTCGGTCCGACTCCCCCGGTGCCGACCGAGGCCGCGAGATCGAGATCATGGCGGCCGCGTGCACCGAGGCCGGGGCCTCGGATGTCTTCACCACCGACGACCCCGATGAGGGCGAGGCCTTCGCTGCCGCACGGCGATTCGCCATTCCCGCGGTCGAGCGACTCGGCAGCCTGCTGCTCGAGGACGTCGGGGTTCCGCTGCCCGCACTGCCGGCCCTCGTCGACGGAATCGCCGAGCTGTCCACGAAATACGACGTGCTGGTGGCGGTCATCGCCCACGCCGGTGACGGCAACACCCACCCGCTGATCGTCTTCGACCCCGAGGACGCCGACATGACACGTCGCGCCAACATCGCGTTCGGCGCGATCATGGATCTGGCAATCTCGTTGGGCGGCACTATCACCGGTGAACACGGAGTCGGTCGCCTCAAGAAGGCGTGGCTTCCCGATCAGGTGGGTGAGGACGTCATGGAGCTGACCCGCCGAATCAAGACCGCACTCGATCCGGCGGGGATCCTCAACCCCGGTGCTGTGCTGTGA
- a CDS encoding aspartate aminotransferase family protein, with translation MDHVFYSWAAQAELNPITVEGAEGSWFWDDKGNRYLDFSSQLVNVNLGHQHPDVVAAIVEQAQVLTTISPTVANNKRSELAALIAERAPGDLNRVFFTTGGAEAVEHAVRLARQHTGRTKMLAAYRSYHGGTGVAIGLTGEPRRWGTEPTNVDVVRFFGPYPYRSPWGTTTPEDETTAALAHLEQVIVLEGAQNIAGLILESVIGTNGVLIPPPGYLAGVRALCDKYGIVYIADEVMVGFGRIGEWFACQAWDVTPDLITFAKGVNSGYIPLGGVVISEKIASQFDHKPYPGGLTYSGHVLGCAAGVASIGVFERDKILQHVRHVGEDVLGAGLSKLAESHPSVGEVRGKGFFWAVELVKDGTTREPLVPFAASGKDAAAMGTVTAAAKSRGLWPFVSGNRLQIAPPLTTSEDEIRQGLEILDEVLAVADGFTV, from the coding sequence ATGGATCACGTGTTCTACTCCTGGGCGGCGCAGGCCGAACTGAACCCGATCACCGTCGAGGGGGCGGAGGGATCGTGGTTCTGGGACGACAAGGGCAACCGATACCTGGACTTCTCGTCGCAGTTGGTCAACGTCAATCTCGGCCATCAACACCCCGACGTGGTCGCCGCCATAGTCGAACAGGCTCAGGTTCTGACGACCATCTCCCCGACCGTGGCCAACAACAAGCGCAGTGAACTCGCCGCGTTGATCGCCGAACGTGCGCCGGGTGATCTGAACCGAGTGTTCTTCACGACCGGTGGCGCAGAAGCCGTCGAGCATGCGGTGCGGCTGGCGCGACAGCACACCGGGCGTACGAAGATGCTTGCCGCGTATCGCTCGTACCACGGTGGGACCGGAGTTGCGATCGGTCTCACCGGCGAGCCACGGCGTTGGGGCACCGAACCCACCAACGTCGACGTCGTGCGCTTCTTCGGGCCGTACCCCTACCGGTCGCCCTGGGGCACAACGACTCCCGAGGACGAGACGACGGCAGCACTGGCGCATCTGGAGCAGGTCATCGTGCTCGAGGGCGCGCAGAACATTGCCGGACTGATCCTCGAATCGGTGATCGGCACCAACGGTGTGCTGATTCCACCGCCCGGATATCTGGCCGGCGTTCGGGCACTGTGCGACAAGTACGGAATCGTCTACATCGCCGACGAAGTGATGGTCGGGTTCGGGCGCATCGGCGAATGGTTCGCGTGCCAGGCCTGGGATGTGACACCGGATCTGATCACGTTCGCCAAGGGCGTCAACTCCGGGTACATCCCCCTCGGCGGTGTCGTGATCTCGGAGAAGATCGCCTCGCAGTTCGACCACAAGCCGTATCCGGGCGGCTTGACCTACTCCGGGCACGTGCTCGGGTGCGCCGCGGGCGTGGCATCCATCGGAGTGTTCGAGCGCGACAAGATCCTTCAGCACGTGCGTCACGTCGGCGAGGACGTACTGGGTGCGGGCCTGTCGAAGCTGGCCGAATCACATCCGAGCGTGGGCGAGGTGCGCGGCAAGGGATTCTTCTGGGCCGTCGAATTGGTCAAGGACGGCACGACGAGGGAACCGCTGGTGCCGTTCGCCGCGTCGGGCAAGGACGCGGCGGCGATGGGTACGGTGACCGCAGCGGCGAAATCACGTGGGCTGTGGCCGTTCGTGTCGGGAAACCGCCTACAGATTGCCCCGCCGTTGACCACGTCCGAGGACGAAATTCGTCAGGGACTGGAAATCCTCGACGAGGTATTGGCGGTGGCGGACGGGTTCACCGTTTGA
- a CDS encoding ABC transporter substrate-binding protein, translating to MKITRTPRSLLAAVMALAVVASACSTTTTDTDTGADGDTTIKLQLQWFKQGQFAGYLAAVDQGFYAEQGLDVEILDGGTDIVPQTVLAQGQADYAVAWVPKALASREAGAGITDVAQIYQKSGTLQVSFKDQNIASPADLQGKTVGNWGYGNEFELFAGMTKAGVSPSDVTLVQQQFDMNGLLSGDIAAAQAMSYNEYAQLLETVNPATGALYTADDFTALNWNDDGVAMLQDAIWANTDRLSDEAYQEQTVKFLAASLKGWIFCRDNVETCRDITVAAGSTLGASHQLWQVNEVNKLIWPSAEGIGMIDEAAWQQTVDIAKSTKNAEGSTVLTADPDAEAYTNEYVTQALDLLKADGVDVTGESYAPIEVTLEEGGK from the coding sequence GTGAAGATCACCCGAACCCCCCGATCTCTTCTCGCCGCCGTGATGGCGCTGGCAGTGGTCGCCTCGGCGTGCAGTACCACCACGACCGACACCGACACCGGTGCCGACGGGGACACCACGATCAAGCTTCAACTGCAGTGGTTCAAGCAGGGCCAGTTCGCGGGCTACCTCGCCGCCGTCGATCAGGGTTTCTACGCCGAGCAGGGGCTGGATGTCGAAATCCTCGACGGCGGAACCGATATCGTCCCGCAAACCGTGCTCGCACAGGGGCAGGCCGATTATGCCGTCGCGTGGGTACCGAAGGCGCTCGCATCCCGTGAGGCCGGAGCCGGCATCACCGACGTGGCCCAGATCTATCAGAAGTCGGGCACCTTGCAGGTCTCGTTCAAGGATCAGAACATCGCCTCACCCGCCGACCTCCAGGGCAAGACCGTCGGAAACTGGGGCTACGGAAACGAATTCGAGCTGTTCGCCGGTATGACCAAGGCCGGGGTCAGTCCCTCCGACGTGACGTTGGTGCAGCAGCAGTTCGACATGAACGGCCTGTTGTCCGGTGATATCGCTGCAGCCCAGGCGATGTCGTACAACGAGTACGCGCAGTTGCTCGAGACCGTGAACCCCGCAACCGGTGCGCTCTACACCGCAGACGATTTCACCGCGCTGAACTGGAACGACGACGGAGTCGCGATGCTGCAGGACGCGATCTGGGCCAATACCGACAGGCTCTCCGACGAGGCCTACCAGGAGCAGACCGTCAAATTCCTGGCGGCATCGTTGAAGGGCTGGATCTTCTGCCGCGACAACGTCGAAACGTGCCGCGACATCACCGTTGCGGCGGGCTCGACACTCGGCGCGAGTCACCAGCTCTGGCAGGTCAACGAGGTCAACAAACTGATCTGGCCGTCCGCAGAGGGCATCGGCATGATCGACGAGGCGGCCTGGCAGCAGACTGTCGACATCGCCAAGAGCACCAAGAATGCCGAGGGATCGACGGTGCTGACAGCCGATCCCGATGCCGAGGCGTACACCAACGAGTACGTCACGCAGGCGCTCGATTTGTTGAAGGCCGACGGTGTGGACGTCACCGGGGAGTCGTACGCTCCGATAGAGGTCACACTGGAGGAAGGCGGCAAGTAG
- a CDS encoding ABC transporter permease, with protein sequence MKLWLPPVVFGAAALALWQMLTVVAGVPSFLLPSPSAIAEQFVRNLGNIGSASLATGTNALVGLIAGSVLGLLAAMAAVRLRIVDELLTPLAAGAAAVPIVALAPVFNSMFSSTTDLPRRLVVTIVVFFPVFVSAAKGLRQVSAVHHDLMTSYAVGGWQFTRIVRLPSAVPHIFTGLRVAAPNAVIAAIICEYFGGLQNGLGSRITSAAANTAYPRAWAYVMGAIAVGLLFFLVVLLLEKLVSRRRI encoded by the coding sequence ATGAAGCTCTGGCTGCCACCGGTGGTGTTCGGTGCAGCGGCGCTCGCACTGTGGCAAATGCTCACGGTCGTCGCGGGGGTTCCGTCGTTCCTGCTGCCGTCGCCGAGCGCCATCGCCGAGCAATTCGTGCGAAATCTCGGCAACATCGGATCGGCAAGTCTGGCAACGGGAACCAATGCTCTGGTGGGGTTGATCGCAGGCTCGGTCCTCGGTCTCCTCGCGGCAATGGCAGCGGTTCGCCTGCGGATCGTCGACGAATTGCTCACCCCGTTGGCAGCGGGTGCTGCAGCCGTTCCCATCGTCGCTCTTGCGCCGGTGTTCAATTCGATGTTCTCCTCGACCACCGATCTACCGCGCCGCCTCGTGGTGACCATCGTCGTGTTCTTCCCGGTATTCGTCAGTGCGGCAAAAGGACTGCGTCAGGTCTCGGCCGTGCACCACGATCTCATGACGTCGTATGCCGTGGGTGGTTGGCAGTTCACGCGAATCGTCCGCCTCCCGTCCGCCGTTCCGCACATCTTCACCGGGTTGCGGGTTGCCGCTCCCAATGCTGTCATTGCTGCCATCATCTGCGAGTACTTCGGTGGATTGCAGAACGGTTTGGGGTCGCGGATCACCTCCGCCGCGGCGAACACGGCCTACCCCCGGGCATGGGCCTATGTGATGGGTGCCATCGCAGTCGGTTTGCTCTTCTTTCTGGTTGTTCTGCTGCTCGAGAAGCTCGTGTCCCGGCGTCGTATCTAG
- a CDS encoding ABC transporter ATP-binding protein: MTEHAVLVEGVGKTFDGGVTALEDVSLAIAPGEFVSLIGPSGCGKSTLLRIVADLEQPTSGAVSVFGLTARRARIEQKYGIAFQQAGLLDWRTVQSNVALPLELHKVPKRVRAERVRELLDLVGLTDFAEKFPSQLSGGMQQRVAIARALARTPGLLLMDEPFGALDEMTREKMQNDLLRIAEESSAAVVFVTHSIPEAVYLSDRVVVMSPRPGRIVDTLTIDRFGANGDPRESAEFFSSITAVRDALHGRTVRSADLR, from the coding sequence ATGACCGAGCATGCGGTACTCGTCGAGGGCGTCGGGAAGACGTTCGACGGGGGAGTGACTGCGCTGGAGGATGTTTCGCTCGCGATCGCGCCCGGTGAATTCGTCTCGCTGATCGGGCCTTCGGGGTGCGGTAAGTCGACGTTGCTCCGCATCGTTGCCGATCTCGAGCAACCCACGTCCGGTGCTGTGTCGGTGTTCGGTCTGACTGCTCGCCGAGCCCGCATCGAACAGAAATACGGCATCGCCTTTCAGCAGGCCGGGCTGCTCGATTGGCGCACAGTGCAATCGAACGTCGCGTTGCCGCTCGAACTGCACAAGGTACCCAAACGCGTACGCGCGGAACGGGTGCGCGAACTCCTGGACCTCGTCGGACTCACCGATTTCGCAGAGAAGTTTCCCAGCCAGCTATCCGGTGGGATGCAGCAACGAGTGGCGATCGCGCGGGCGCTGGCCCGAACGCCGGGACTGTTGTTGATGGACGAGCCGTTCGGTGCCCTGGACGAGATGACCCGCGAGAAGATGCAGAACGACCTACTGCGCATCGCCGAGGAGTCGAGCGCGGCAGTGGTGTTCGTGACCCACTCGATTCCCGAAGCGGTGTACCTGTCCGATCGGGTGGTTGTGATGTCCCCTCGGCCGGGGCGGATCGTCGACACACTGACGATCGACAGATTCGGCGCGAACGGTGATCCTCGCGAATCGGCGGAGTTCTTCTCGTCCATCACCGCGGTTCGGGACGCGTTGCACGGCCGCACGGTTCGAAGTGCGGATCTGCGATGA
- a CDS encoding ABC transporter permease, protein MAPTPAGANRGGRRPLMAVVAVGLLLVFWELVKVLVPEDGVSIAGVRVLPRTDDGALPHVWSVLAALTEPEVNVAGARSVGAAIASSGLFTFGLAVLGFALGTVVGLVLAVAMQRFVWVERSVLPYVIVSQTVPLIALAPLVAGWGGKIAIGGYAWQPWMSITVIASYLAFFPVAVGMLRGLRAPDRAALDLMHSYASGWWTTLVRLRLPASVPHLIPALRLAAAAAVIGAVVAEISTGTTGGIGRQIIVFSQQATGDASRLYAAVLGAAVLGLVVTGLVSLLDIALSRYAGRSPGRKDRS, encoded by the coding sequence GTGGCGCCTACTCCCGCCGGTGCGAATCGAGGAGGGCGGCGTCCGTTGATGGCGGTGGTGGCCGTCGGCTTGTTGCTGGTTTTCTGGGAGCTGGTGAAAGTGCTCGTCCCCGAGGACGGGGTGAGTATCGCCGGAGTGCGGGTGCTGCCGCGCACCGACGACGGCGCGCTACCGCACGTGTGGTCGGTGTTGGCGGCGCTCACCGAGCCCGAGGTGAACGTCGCCGGGGCTCGCAGTGTCGGTGCCGCGATCGCCTCCAGTGGCCTGTTCACGTTCGGGCTCGCGGTACTGGGGTTCGCGTTGGGGACGGTGGTCGGGCTGGTGCTGGCCGTGGCGATGCAGCGATTCGTGTGGGTCGAGCGGTCCGTGTTGCCGTATGTGATCGTCTCGCAGACGGTTCCGCTGATCGCGTTGGCACCGCTGGTCGCGGGGTGGGGCGGGAAGATTGCCATCGGCGGCTACGCATGGCAGCCGTGGATGAGTATCACCGTCATCGCGTCGTATCTCGCGTTCTTCCCGGTGGCGGTGGGGATGCTGCGAGGCCTGCGTGCACCCGATCGGGCAGCACTCGATCTGATGCACAGCTATGCGTCCGGATGGTGGACCACCCTCGTTCGACTACGCCTACCCGCCTCTGTGCCGCATCTGATTCCGGCGCTGCGTCTGGCCGCGGCCGCCGCCGTGATCGGTGCCGTGGTCGCCGAAATCTCCACCGGAACGACCGGCGGTATCGGCAGGCAGATCATCGTGTTCTCGCAGCAGGCAACAGGAGACGCATCCCGCCTGTACGCCGCTGTTCTCGGTGCAGCGGTGCTCGGGCTGGTGGTGACCGGGTTGGTGTCGCTGCTCGACATCGCACTGAGTCGGTATGCGGGCCGCTCGCCTGGTCGAAAGGATCGGTCATGA